A part of Rhipicephalus microplus isolate Deutch F79 chromosome 8, USDA_Rmic, whole genome shotgun sequence genomic DNA contains:
- the LOC119163996 gene encoding uncharacterized protein LOC119163996 isoform X2: MWKHQNRRPRQATAHDGLRSTSSVIRGGSFEQHLAARHMMLHWLAIQKASAAVDTGRQCPRPNEHVKQAAHKAQAHEWKGGKQSSATAAVVVAKLSNLLSRCHPVGMAPATGGRSSAAQLAQSRLAQMPWCYQAPLRHAERTSAETTQNDQPNLKEEDHSSTLDSSTPYLNFLARLTEHLVHQPDLSDEALHGACEKYIATEANGLDQDVLWNLVRELFSELYHSKYPAC, translated from the exons ATGTGGAAACATCAAAATCGGCGGCCTCGCCAAGCCACGGCACATGATGGACTGCGGTCAACTTCCTCTGTTATCAGAGGCGGTAGTTTCGAGCAGCATTTGGCAGCCCGACATATGATGCTACACTGGCTGGCAATCCAGAAAGCCAGTG CTGCTGTGGACACAGGTCGGCAATGCCCTCGACCTAATGAGCATGTGAAGCAGGCCGCACATAAAGCACAG GCCCACGAGTGGAAGGGTGGAAAGCAGTCCAGCGCCACCGCTGCAGTGGTAGTGGCCAAACTGTCAAACCTGCTCAGCCGCTGCCATCCTGTCGGCATGGCACCTGCTACAGGAGGCCGATCAAGTGCCGCACAACTGGCACAGTCACGTCTGGCGCAAATGCCGTGGTGCTATCAAGCTCCTCTGCGACATGCAGAACGAACTAGCGCAGAGACAACACAGAACGATCAGCCGAACCTCAAAGAAGAAGACCACAGTAGCACATTGGACAGCAGCACTCCATACCTGAACTTCTTGGCACGACTAACTGAACACCTTGTCCACCAGCCTGACCTCTCGGATGA AGCCCTCCATGGTGCCTGTGAGAAGTACATTGCCACAGAAGCGAATGGACTTGACCAG GATGTCCTGTGGAACCTGGTGCGGGAACTGTTTTCAGAACTGTACCACTCGAAGTACCCAGCATGCTGA
- the LOC119163996 gene encoding uncharacterized protein LOC119163996 isoform X1: MWKHQNRRPRQATAHDGLRSTSSVIRGGSFEQHLAARHMMLHWLAIQKASAAVDTGRQCPRPNEHVKQAAHKAQAHEWKGGKQSSATAAVVVAKLSNLLSRCHPVGMAPATGGRSSAAQLAQSRLAQMPWCYQAPLRHAERTSAETTQNDQPNLKEEDHSSTLDSSTPYLNFLARLTEHLVHQPDLSDEMSCGTWCGNCFQNCTTRSTQHAETSRAKPHGSARSLTPVLDCARHYNYYLRLAGKFRHASSKSGTLFSQK; this comes from the exons ATGTGGAAACATCAAAATCGGCGGCCTCGCCAAGCCACGGCACATGATGGACTGCGGTCAACTTCCTCTGTTATCAGAGGCGGTAGTTTCGAGCAGCATTTGGCAGCCCGACATATGATGCTACACTGGCTGGCAATCCAGAAAGCCAGTG CTGCTGTGGACACAGGTCGGCAATGCCCTCGACCTAATGAGCATGTGAAGCAGGCCGCACATAAAGCACAG GCCCACGAGTGGAAGGGTGGAAAGCAGTCCAGCGCCACCGCTGCAGTGGTAGTGGCCAAACTGTCAAACCTGCTCAGCCGCTGCCATCCTGTCGGCATGGCACCTGCTACAGGAGGCCGATCAAGTGCCGCACAACTGGCACAGTCACGTCTGGCGCAAATGCCGTGGTGCTATCAAGCTCCTCTGCGACATGCAGAACGAACTAGCGCAGAGACAACACAGAACGATCAGCCGAACCTCAAAGAAGAAGACCACAGTAGCACATTGGACAGCAGCACTCCATACCTGAACTTCTTGGCACGACTAACTGAACACCTTGTCCACCAGCCTGACCTCTCGGATGA GATGTCCTGTGGAACCTGGTGCGGGAACTGTTTTCAGAACTGTACCACTCGAAGTACCCAGCATGCTGAGACATCAAGAGCAAAGCCACATGGGTCAGCGAGAAGTTTGACACCAGTGCTTGACTGCGCAAGACATTACAATTATTACCTGCGGTTAGCTGGAAAGTTCCGGCATGCTAGTTCAAAGTCGGGAACGTTGTTCAGTCAGAAGTGA